CTCGAAGGAATagcaaagtgaaaataaaccacctcgacaatttttttatcgcctTCCAAATTTTCACTGCTCTGCGAATTATCATACGTGAATATTAGAATCTGCGCCGTTATACTGGAAACATGTTAATTTAATGCTCAAGCAATTCGAAATTCAGACACATAATAAAAACCCCtgactttttttaatttccagaTTTGCAGTAGCCCTGAGACACTCGTAATAATTCGAGTAGAGTTGCCAtaggatttttcgaaaatgatcAAGTGATCACGAAAATTTGAGTAAAAGAAGCACACGGAAATCAAAAGAGTAAGAAACTGGATTGAAAAGGAAGTGGACTAAGTGCGAAGAGAAAATTATCACTTTGAGATACTGTTGAGGCGATCACCGTGTGAGCTTACCGTGAAAAATTGGGAAATTACAGATTTAGTCACATTGCTTCTGATATTGCTCTCTATGACAAACAAGTCACTTTGTGATAAAACTTGCAGTTTGTTCATGTCGGTATGCATGATTTTCAACCACTCCCCTTCCTGATGATCGACAAACTGCAATGAGTTTGATAAGTTCAGTACCATGGTTGACATCACTGACTTGTTCCATTGATACAGTGATAACAATTCTTACCGAATCtgtattttctcaatttttccaagccaACTCATACTGTCCTCAAAAGTTTACTGACTGAATTCCGCTTGTCTTTTCCCCCTGCAGAATGGCGGCAATGATCATGATTAACATCATCGCATAATCTCCATTCCAGGATCGGATTTCACCCGATTCCTGTCGCCTCCTAAATAATCCAGCGCATTGGAAAAGACTACCCTAGTAAAAAGCAGGTTCAAGCCAGTCCCTGGATCCGTTATCGTTAGCAGTAATGGGTATATAAGAAGTGGAAGGAACAGCGGGTAGACACTGGAAGCAATAATTTGCACCAGCGTTGTTGTCCCAGTACTGAGCACCCTTGCACTGATACCTGACGGCGAATTCGATCCGTTGACCAACGGCTAGAGTATGACAATAAAGCGTGAAGATGAACTTGTCGCTGAACCCGTCACAGGAGTTGGTAACATAGGTGGCTTGAAGGTCGCTAAAGCTCTGCCATCCGTTCAGGGAGTAACGGATGTGAACGGACTTGTGGAAGTCGAGATTTCGTACCCTGACAGTACCACTGAGGCAGAGACTCACGGGGTCCTGGACGAGGACGTTCTCCAGGCATACCTGACGCTCGCGGACCTTGTCGAGGAAGTCGGAAAGGCCACCGGGCTGCTGGAAGAGCGGTACCAGCAGCTTTTCAGGCTTGTGTCTAGCCAGGGTGCTGGAAGTCTGGGTCTGGAGGTACTTGGAGTGCCAGTTTTGAGGTGAGGTTTCCTTGATGAGGGTATCGTCGTATTTGAGATCCGAGTAGGCGGAGTTCGGGACCTTCGGTATCTCGTCAAGGAACGTCCTCACGTCGGCGAGATCTAGCCCAAGGACATCGGCGAACCTGACGATCTTCTTGCGCCCCGGAGTTCCGGGTGGCGTCTTTCCGGTCTTGAGCGACGAGCACCGTCTCACCCTGCGTGgcctctcctcctcctcctcctcctcgacGATGTCGTTCTCATCCTCGTTGTCGATCAACTCCCCGGTGCCGAGCCGCTTCAGGAGCTCAACCATCTTCTCGGCCTCGCTGTTCGTCACCGTTTCGTCCTGAACCTCTAGCTCCACCTCATTCTTAACGAGCAGATCATCGTCCTGCAGCGATACTCGGACCCCGCTCGGACACTCCAGGGTAAGATCACCAGGTATGTTTATGCTACTGCTGTAGGTCGAGTGGTCGGTCTCCGTATCGCTCTGGGCCTCGTCGCTAGCACCCGGAAATTGAAGACTCCTCGGCTTGATCCTTGCGAAATCGCCCTCGTCGTTCGCCCCGTTCAAAGACGGTATGATCTCCGAGTCGGAGTGGGACTTGTGAACGTTAACGGGAGCGACGAGACCTCCGATTCCCCAAGACCGTGCGGGACTCTCGTCCTGAAGGGACATCGTACTGTCGTCGAAGGTGCTCCAAAGGGATTCGTGGCTGGGAGATGTGGTGTCGAGAGAGTCCTCAGAGCTTGCCTTGTGCCCCACCGTCTTCGCATTACGGAACGGTCCAAAAGCGTTCGACTCGCTGCAGGACTCCGAGGACTCGGCCTTAGACGGAGGTGGTGGTTCACCGGGTCTCGGTGATCCGTGTATCCGTCCGACGACCCGGGCCGTATGTCCGTTTTCAATACCGGGATCGTCGCTGTCCGAATTCTCAAGGTCGTAGAACGCCTCGGCCCGCTCCGCCTCCGAGGTCTCAGGATCGTAGTATACCTCGGACGAGTCGCTTTCCGGCGAGGCCCCGGAGGCCGGGGACGAGAATACGCACCCAGACTCCGAGCCCAGTGAGCCGGGCTCCGGGCAGTGGGTGAGAGGGAGAGCTTCGGGGTTCAGTAGCAGGCCCGCAAGCTCGGCGGCGGTAATCTCCTCGGCTGGCGATTCGGGGCCGTCCGGATCATCGATGTCGAAGTCGAAATAGAGGTCCGAGTCCGAGCTGTGCTTCGGCTGGCGCTGGAGTACCTGCTGTTGGCTTTGCGCAGGCGCCGCGGTAGCTCCCGAGTGAAGCCACGAGGTCTCAGATGGCGCCAGCTCAGCGCCGAGCTTTCGTTCATCCCCCTCGCCGCCTAGCGACGTCAGACGGTGATGAAGACGACGCGCGAAAGCTTCGGCGCGACCCCTGCAGCTGCTCGGGAAAAGCGAACTCACGAGACCGCAGGACTGACCACCCCCCGCGTTTCCGCTCGAGTCTGTACTGCCCATAACAGTTTCTACACCGGAATCCTCGATGGCTGCGCTTATAGCCGAAGACCCGGACGCCTCCGAATCCGAGGCACCGAGGTCTCGGACCTCGTTCAAATCCTGAAACAAATGAGCGAATACCGCACGTTAGTGTCGGGATAGCAATGGAGGTATAATACGTTGACAAATTTTAAAGTAAAtgaaccaaaattttttccatttacaattttagGCCAACTCCATCACTGCGTCATTTTTTGACAGAGGACTCGTGCCATTTGTCAATTCTTGATGAATTACAACTCAATTTGAACGtttaaaatcataaatttttatcgcaaatCTTGCATACTGGTTACGCTGAAATTTCATAGAGTTATAAACGAAATCATTTTATTAAAGTTACAGATAATAAACAGATTTATTCAAAGATACTATAACAGGCTTGATAAAAATCGGACAAGCGCCGTGATTatagcaaaaaagaaaacaaacaacgGTGTTACTTTTCCAAAATCATGGTGCGCATGATTAGAAACTGAGCTTATGCTTCGTTTGCAATTGCAGctgttttcaactttttttcatgcTAAGAAAATAGATTCTGTAATTAAAGTTCACCTGAATTAATTTCAGTTTCACTCTTCCAACCTGGATACTAACATTTTTCGTCGATACATTTCACACATCATTCGTTAGTTTTGGCACACAAATACTCAGCTATGGGAAGGGATcacatttacaaaaattatttctaacaTTGCAATGTATAGTTTTGGCATCAAACGAGGTCAACCAAGCGTCGAAATAgctaaatatcaattttccaacGCTAAGAAGGTTACGCTGACATATTTTGAGTGACAGTAATTATCTTCCATTTATTTTGCGCATTCATTTTCGACTTATAGACAGTTAAATCATCGCGTTTCAACGCCTTTGAAACGtcaagaagaataaaaaagaatatggAACAAgcgaaaaattggaaaatttctaATGAAACGTACAATCTCACGATAATAAGATGCGTAATTCATTAAAATTCAACACACCGAGCAATCTCTGAGATACGTTGCACCGACTGAAGTTGGAGGTTCCCAGAACGAGGTTgcgtttcattatttatagCACACTGAAAGGTTTTATCACAATACAGCACcccatcattatttttatttccttgttattattacttactgtgaatatattttcctCGTTTTAGTCGTTTTCGTCGCTTTGGAAAAATCACGAGTGATTTTTGTTGCAATACTTTCTAAATTTGTCCCCTTATCGCGTTTCACATTGGGAAAAGTATGCGCACAGATCGAATaatcgaacgattttttttatttttcttttttttttttgttgaaaaaaggaGTCTCGGATATTTTGGGAAGTAGACAGATACAAAAAAGTGTATtcttaatttattacatagcgaaatgaaaacaaaagaaattgaGACTCAATGATCGCTGGATCTTAATACCACCCGGCATGATTTCAACCCGTCCCAGTTTCATTCGAGACGCtctattaatatttttggCGTCGTCGTGCTTGGAACAGAGCGACGATTGCAACCAATTGGCATCGAATGAAACTACGTGTTCTAGTACGCGAGGTTGATAGTAACGCGTCACCAATTGTCGGgcaggaatgaaaaaaacataacGTTTAACTCGTCTGTCCCAAAGTGAAACTTGAGAAGCAAAATGGTTTGGATTTTTTGTTAGAGTATGTTTTCACCGGATTACCTTCTCATACGTAATTCCCACTATCCATAAAAACAAATACTTGTAAAGAGGACGAATAACAaggagaaaaatgagaaataaggCTCAGCTCAATATTGCAAGCCTCCAATTTGCACTAACGACAAGGCAAATTCCTAACGATACCTGAATATCTATAATAATGTGACAGCTATagtaaaaaagaagagaaaaaagttgataCCTCGCACAagcgtgtaataataatactctTTTACACGGATACTGATGGTATTAAGTATTATGTATACGGTACCGACATAATCTATTCCTTTATCGTTCGCGAAGAAATTATTCGAACGAGATATATTATCCGGTTTGCAGAACAAACAGCTCGAGGAATTCAATTCCTGACCATGGATAACAACTTCGATCGCCGTTCCCGCCTGTTCCTTATGAGCTTACTGTCTCGTGTACCCGCCGTTTGGTGGATTACGTATTACACGTATCGATAGATACTTAGCGATTATTTGGTGTGAGTTTATCTTTGGCTAAGCCCGGAATTTTCTCCCGTACCTCGGTTGATCAATTTCCGGTAAAATTGAAGCGTTCTTCGATTCTCGAATGTTGATAAGGACAATTATGACATCAGGTCATGGTCGCTGCTAACGGTGTAGATGAGTACGtatttatgtaataataaCGACTGTAATAACGCGTGAGACATTCCTTGCTATCCGAGGCTTATACGGTCTAGCTTCACGGTACATAACGTATATACATAACAGTTTAGATAACCTAATCTGATTTGCGTGTAATTCTTACTGTGTCTTATAGACGCTATGTGACATTTATCGAAAGGTTCTTCGCCTTTCGAGTATGCCTATAAGTAAATACCAGCTGTTCGCTAATCTCCGTTTACACGTAGTTGTAACGAGAATTAGATAATGGTGTAGTAAAGAGAACGATAGCTGCAGTTTTACTATTGGCGAAAATAAAACTCGTTGAAGTAATATAggagttaattttttaaacccgTTATCAAAATCGTCGATAATCGATATCCGATGTTGATTCAAGATCCAGTTTACGCGCCGTCTAGACGTTGATCGTATTTTTGCACAAACTGAAAGTGAAAAAGGAACAGAAAGAGCTGCTGAAGCATTAAGATTCCTTTCAACCGATCCACATGCATCGACGAATCGAGTGGGCAGCAGCATCTTGTATGCGGCCTTCTGCAGCCCATGTGATAAAAGTGTGTTGTTGGATTGCAAGTGAACGATCTATATACGCCTGCCTATTTATATGCTCCACGCTATTACTGAGCTAAATTGCAAGAAGGTAAACATTGAACCTACTtcacgtataacgtataaaaCCGTGTGGTAGCGCAGCAGTCAGTAATAACTACGGTTACAATTGTCTGACCCCGAATAACCTCGCGTATCACAATAATTTCGGTAAATAGAAACAGAGAATGTTTTAGTTTTTGACAGTTACTAGACGGCGAAAAGTactaattttataaaatgtcATCTTTGCAACAACGCTGCCAGGTGTCGTGCCATACCAGCATCACGTACAATCGAACAATTCACCTTCCTACAACTGTCTTCACATCTACGACTTTGGCATTGTCGACGTGTTCGCCGGCGAAAGCTCTCCGctgatcgtaaaaaaaaaaaaatcgaacaaaaaagaaaccttTAAGATCAAAGTGGCGAAATAATCTCCCCCCAAGTTCAATTGTTCTTCATAAATAACTATGAGGAGATCACTTTGTTTGATTCGACAATTACTTGGGTCAGAACGTCCTTTATTCTTTACAAGTAAGTATCGGCAGAAACGTCTCGCTTTCCATCTAACCGTTAGTAGATGTTCAATCTTACAATCatcgatcgatcaatcgaaacttttcaattaatttttcgacaGCTGTACTCTTCGATGTAAACCGAAACGGATTTgcgaaggaaagaaaatcgtGGGTGTTGATGTTTTCGAACGAGAGCCGGTTGAAGTCACGGCCAATCGGTACGCGGAGATCGAAGCGAGCGCCATCTGGCAGTTGTTTCCGGTGGCAGAGTGGCCGTTATTTTTTCGCGCGGTGCTCCCTGATTTGTCGAGAACTTCGAACGGCTCTCATTTGAAAACTATAACCCGCTCAATTTTCCTGTTTCAACAACTTGGTCGGGGTTCTTCGCCGGAAATATAATGGACACGTGAATGAAACGATTCTGATATAGGTTTCAGCGTAATTGCAGCGTTTTGCGAACGTCATTCGAAGATAAATGCCCTCGGTaggttataaatttataaaacacgGGTGCTTTTGGCttgtaaataaatcaattgacTCTGAAATTGCCTGCAATTGTTTCATACGTCATTCTCTGGTGGATTTAAGTCACACggatacatacatacacgcatacatacacacaaaCCAA
The Neodiprion fabricii isolate iyNeoFabr1 chromosome 5, iyNeoFabr1.1, whole genome shotgun sequence genome window above contains:
- the LOC124183227 gene encoding glycogen-binding subunit 76A isoform X2; protein product: MNTDKDLNEVRDLGASDSEASGSSAISAAIEDSGVETVMGSTDSSGNAGGGQSCGLVSSLFPSSCRGRAEAFARRLHHRLTSLGGEGDERKLGAELAPSETSWLHSGATAAPAQSQQQVLQRQPKHSSDSDLYFDFDIDDPDGPESPAEEITAAELAGLLLNPEALPLTHCPEPGSLGSESGCVFSSPASGASPESDSSEVYYDPETSEAERAEAFYDLENSDSDDPGIENGHTARVVGRIHGSPRPGEPPPPSKAESSESCSESNAFGPFRNAKTVGHKASSEDSLDTTSPSHESLWSTFDDSTMSLQDESPARSWGIGGLVAPVNVHKSHSDSEIIPSLNGANDEGDFARIKPRSLQFPGASDEAQSDTETDHSTYSSSINIPGDLTLECPSGVRVSLQDDDLLVKNEVELEVQDETVTNSEAEKMVELLKRLGTGELIDNEDENDIVEEEEEEERPRRVRRCSSLKTGKTPPGTPGRKKIVRFADVLGLDLADVRTFLDEIPKVPNSAYSDLKYDDTLIKETSPQNWHSKYLQTQTSSTLARHKPEKLLVPLFQQPGGLSDFLDKVRERQVCLENVLVQDPVSLCLSGTVRVRNLDFHKSVHIRYSLNGWQSFSDLQATYVTNSCDGFSDKFIFTLYCHTLAVGQRIEFAVRYQCKGAQYWDNNAGANYCFQCLPAVPSTSYIPITANDNGSRDWLEPAFY
- the LOC124183227 gene encoding glycogen-binding subunit 76A isoform X1 — encoded protein: MTQNQELDSTAARTVKTETSPVQITGHTLADLNEVRDLGASDSEASGSSAISAAIEDSGVETVMGSTDSSGNAGGGQSCGLVSSLFPSSCRGRAEAFARRLHHRLTSLGGEGDERKLGAELAPSETSWLHSGATAAPAQSQQQVLQRQPKHSSDSDLYFDFDIDDPDGPESPAEEITAAELAGLLLNPEALPLTHCPEPGSLGSESGCVFSSPASGASPESDSSEVYYDPETSEAERAEAFYDLENSDSDDPGIENGHTARVVGRIHGSPRPGEPPPPSKAESSESCSESNAFGPFRNAKTVGHKASSEDSLDTTSPSHESLWSTFDDSTMSLQDESPARSWGIGGLVAPVNVHKSHSDSEIIPSLNGANDEGDFARIKPRSLQFPGASDEAQSDTETDHSTYSSSINIPGDLTLECPSGVRVSLQDDDLLVKNEVELEVQDETVTNSEAEKMVELLKRLGTGELIDNEDENDIVEEEEEEERPRRVRRCSSLKTGKTPPGTPGRKKIVRFADVLGLDLADVRTFLDEIPKVPNSAYSDLKYDDTLIKETSPQNWHSKYLQTQTSSTLARHKPEKLLVPLFQQPGGLSDFLDKVRERQVCLENVLVQDPVSLCLSGTVRVRNLDFHKSVHIRYSLNGWQSFSDLQATYVTNSCDGFSDKFIFTLYCHTLAVGQRIEFAVRYQCKGAQYWDNNAGANYCFQCLPAVPSTSYIPITANDNGSRDWLEPAFY
- the LOC124183227 gene encoding glycogen-binding subunit 76A isoform X3; translation: MGSTDSSGNAGGGQSCGLVSSLFPSSCRGRAEAFARRLHHRLTSLGGEGDERKLGAELAPSETSWLHSGATAAPAQSQQQVLQRQPKHSSDSDLYFDFDIDDPDGPESPAEEITAAELAGLLLNPEALPLTHCPEPGSLGSESGCVFSSPASGASPESDSSEVYYDPETSEAERAEAFYDLENSDSDDPGIENGHTARVVGRIHGSPRPGEPPPPSKAESSESCSESNAFGPFRNAKTVGHKASSEDSLDTTSPSHESLWSTFDDSTMSLQDESPARSWGIGGLVAPVNVHKSHSDSEIIPSLNGANDEGDFARIKPRSLQFPGASDEAQSDTETDHSTYSSSINIPGDLTLECPSGVRVSLQDDDLLVKNEVELEVQDETVTNSEAEKMVELLKRLGTGELIDNEDENDIVEEEEEEERPRRVRRCSSLKTGKTPPGTPGRKKIVRFADVLGLDLADVRTFLDEIPKVPNSAYSDLKYDDTLIKETSPQNWHSKYLQTQTSSTLARHKPEKLLVPLFQQPGGLSDFLDKVRERQVCLENVLVQDPVSLCLSGTVRVRNLDFHKSVHIRYSLNGWQSFSDLQATYVTNSCDGFSDKFIFTLYCHTLAVGQRIEFAVRYQCKGAQYWDNNAGANYCFQCLPAVPSTSYIPITANDNGSRDWLEPAFY